The Streptomyces sp. NBC_00597 DNA segment CCCGGTGCCCCAGGTGATGTGGAAGCGGGGGACGGAGTTCCCGTGGCCGTTGGCGTCGTAGCCGCCGCGTTCGGCCCAGCCGACCACCGGGAAGAAGCGGACGCCCAGGGCGTGCAGCCAGGGCCGCTTCTCACCGGCCGCGAAGTCGACGTAGGCCTCCGCCCAGCGGCGCGGCCAGGCGTCCTCCTCACGGTCGAAGCCGGCGGTGCCCTGCCAGTCCTGGAGGGCGAGCTCGCGGCTGTCCTTGATCCGCATCCGCCGCTGTTCGGGCGAGTCGACGAAGAACAGCCCGCCGAAGGACCAGTGCGCCTGGCCCCCGATCGACTGCTCGGGCTCCTGGTCGAGCAGGATGACCTTGCGGCCCGCGTCGACGAGCTCGGCGGTGGCCACGAGACCGGCGAGTCCGGCCCCGATCACGATCACGTCTGCGTCGTACGTCATGGCGAACCCGTCCTCCGGTCGGTGGTGGGGCAGATCCTTGGCTACGGAGCGGTAACCAGTCAACAGCGGTGGTTGGATGAGCCGTGTGAGTGCTGCTGACGAAGTACTGGACGTGGTGGACCGGGACGACCGGGTGACGGGGCGGGCGCCGCGCGGCGAGGTGTACGCGGGCGGGCTGCTGCACCGGTGCGTGTTCGTACAGGCCAGGGACGCGCAGGGGCGGATCTTCGTCCACCGGCGGACGGCGTCGAAGCTGGTCTTCCCCTCGGCTTACGACATGTTCGTGGGCGGAGTGGTGGGCGCCGGCGAGAGCTACGCGCAGGCCGCCCTGCGGGAGGCCGAGGAGGAGCTGGGCGTGGCGGGTCTGGCGCAGCCGGCGCCGCTGTTCAAGTTCCTGTACGAAGGGCCGGGCGGGGCCTGGTGGTCGTACGTGCACGAGGTGCGCTGCGAGCTGCCGGTGCGGCCGCAGGAGTCGG contains these protein-coding regions:
- a CDS encoding NUDIX hydrolase: MSAADEVLDVVDRDDRVTGRAPRGEVYAGGLLHRCVFVQARDAQGRIFVHRRTASKLVFPSAYDMFVGGVVGAGESYAQAALREAEEELGVAGLAQPAPLFKFLYEGPGGAWWSYVHEVRCELPVRPQESEVAWHAWLSEGELAGRVADGAWEWVPDGLEAYRRLRAHRESHQ